One window of the Halorussus sp. MSC15.2 genome contains the following:
- the nuoK gene encoding NADH-quinone oxidoreductase subunit NuoK: MVPIQYYLLLSAAIFAIGIFGILTRRNALLFLMSVELMLNAANINLVAFSRFHGNLTGQTFSLFTLALAAAEVAVGLGIILVLYRNFADVDVTEAATMRW, translated from the coding sequence ATGGTTCCGATACAGTACTACCTCCTGCTCTCGGCCGCTATCTTCGCAATCGGTATCTTCGGCATCCTGACCCGTCGGAACGCGCTGTTGTTCCTGATGAGCGTGGAGCTGATGCTGAACGCGGCGAACATCAACCTCGTCGCGTTCTCGCGGTTCCACGGTAACCTGACGGGCCAGACGTTCAGCCTGTTCACGCTGGCGCTGGCGGCCGCCGAAGTCGCGGTCGGTCTCGGCATCATCCTCGTCCTGTATCGCAACTTCGCAGACGTGGACGTAACTGAAGCGGCAACGATGAGGTGGTGA
- a CDS encoding NADH-quinone oxidoreductase subunit J yields MSKYDDDRDRREVSTEPEVGIDDRGRKWPGVAAVALFGVLAWVFVGAEFSEAAGFPDGASITASIGYAMFNIPAENAIPSEGFLIPFEIIDLVLVAALVGAVMLARREEGGEITTALRSDAVEQETSTQDVVADGGKADGGEQ; encoded by the coding sequence ATGAGTAAGTACGACGACGATAGGGACCGGCGCGAAGTAAGTACCGAACCCGAGGTCGGCATCGACGACAGAGGTCGAAAGTGGCCCGGCGTGGCCGCGGTGGCGCTGTTCGGAGTGCTGGCGTGGGTCTTCGTCGGTGCCGAGTTCAGCGAGGCCGCTGGCTTCCCGGACGGCGCGTCGATTACCGCCAGCATCGGGTACGCGATGTTCAACATCCCGGCGGAGAACGCAATCCCGAGCGAGGGATTCCTGATTCCGTTCGAGATTATCGACCTCGTGCTGGTCGCGGCGCTCGTCGGCGCGGTCATGCTGGCGCGACGCGAGGAAGGCGGCGAGATAACGACGGCGCTTCGCTCGGACGCGGTCGAGCAAGAGACCTCCACGCAGGACGTCGTCGCGGACGGGGGCAAAGCGGACGGAGGTGAGCAGTGA
- a CDS encoding NADH-quinone oxidoreductase subunit J — protein MAYETLTFGLFALVTIASSLGVVLVRDIWHSALLLGVALLSVAVHYVMLQAEFLAAMQVLVYVGGVLVLITFAVMLTRQAKTEEVSNV, from the coding sequence ATGGCATACGAGACACTCACGTTCGGGCTGTTCGCTCTCGTCACGATAGCGAGCAGTCTGGGCGTCGTCCTGGTGCGGGACATTTGGCACTCGGCGTTACTGCTGGGTGTCGCGTTACTCTCCGTCGCGGTCCACTACGTGATGCTGCAGGCGGAGTTCCTCGCAGCGATGCAGGTCCTCGTCTACGTGGGCGGGGTACTCGTCCTCATCACGTTCGCCGTGATGCTGACGCGCCAGGCCAAGACAGAGGAGGTATCGAACGTATGA
- a CDS encoding NADH-quinone oxidoreductase subunit I, which translates to MIGVLKSMATTLKHALDGSTFTVEYPDVAPEVSPRFRGVHKFSQERCIWCRQCENVCPNDTIQIVQDDQRNGEQYNLHIGQCVYCRLCEEVCPVDAILLTENFEFTGDTKDDLVYNKEQLKNVPWYKDIDPLESREPDRGAWIGEGEGEVDYQ; encoded by the coding sequence ATGATTGGAGTCCTCAAATCAATGGCGACGACGCTGAAGCACGCACTGGACGGGTCCACGTTCACGGTCGAGTACCCCGACGTGGCTCCCGAAGTAAGCCCCCGATTCCGCGGGGTCCACAAGTTCAGTCAGGAGCGTTGCATCTGGTGTCGCCAGTGCGAGAACGTCTGTCCGAACGACACGATTCAAATCGTTCAGGACGACCAGCGCAACGGCGAGCAGTACAACCTCCACATCGGACAGTGCGTCTACTGTCGGTTGTGCGAGGAGGTCTGCCCGGTAGACGCCATCCTCCTGACGGAGAACTTCGAGTTCACGGGCGACACCAAAGACGACCTCGTGTACAACAAAGAACAGTTGAAGAACGTCCCGTGGTACAAGGACATCGACCCCCTCGAATCCCGCGAACCCGACCGTGGTGCGTGGATTGGCGAAGGCGAGGGTGAGGTGGACTACCAGTAA